In Nonomuraea sp. NBC_00507, the following are encoded in one genomic region:
- a CDS encoding helix-turn-helix domain-containing protein, with product MSGDDVAGTALAHRLRELRESHWPDVHVTQAQLREAFKISVPLISSWESSSVIKIPPLHRLEKYARFFATKRSVDNGRARLFDESELTPDEREEHKKLLAELTKLRQRALRQQSAGEVFEPDLAEGARRRGPWHFPRGEPITIICSQIPEEDRARIPKADPDNADYVALYRYSDLDSLFELWGHVRSVNPHSRGVVRTMADLQSDDLTTHVVLLGGVDYNAVTEYTLTRIELPVRQIPDWAGEKGPYFEVERDGDTQRYYPVTVGSGDSLRLQEDVAFFYRGVNPFNVERTLTICNGIYARGVYGAVRALTDARFHDRNAGYLESRFGDAESYSILMRVGVQGRAVITPDWTIDAFRLHEWPEPTHGD from the coding sequence ATGAGCGGTGACGACGTCGCGGGGACGGCGCTTGCGCACCGTCTGCGTGAGCTCCGCGAAAGCCACTGGCCTGATGTGCATGTCACGCAGGCCCAGCTGCGCGAGGCGTTCAAGATCAGTGTGCCGCTGATCTCCTCCTGGGAGTCGAGCTCGGTGATCAAGATCCCGCCGTTGCATCGGCTGGAGAAGTACGCCAGGTTCTTCGCGACCAAACGATCCGTCGACAACGGCAGGGCCCGCCTGTTCGACGAATCCGAGCTGACCCCGGACGAACGCGAGGAGCACAAGAAGTTGCTCGCCGAGCTGACCAAGCTCCGCCAGCGGGCGCTGCGGCAGCAGAGCGCCGGCGAGGTCTTCGAGCCGGACCTGGCCGAGGGCGCCCGCCGCCGGGGCCCGTGGCACTTCCCCAGAGGCGAGCCGATCACGATCATCTGCTCACAGATCCCCGAAGAGGACCGCGCCAGGATCCCCAAGGCGGACCCCGACAACGCCGATTACGTCGCGCTCTACCGATACTCGGATCTGGACTCGTTATTCGAGTTGTGGGGTCACGTGCGCAGCGTCAACCCGCACAGCCGGGGGGTCGTGCGCACCATGGCCGATCTCCAATCCGACGACCTGACCACCCATGTCGTGCTCCTGGGCGGCGTGGACTACAACGCGGTCACCGAGTACACGCTCACGCGCATCGAGCTCCCGGTGCGGCAGATCCCCGACTGGGCGGGCGAGAAGGGACCCTATTTCGAAGTCGAGAGGGACGGGGACACGCAGCGGTATTATCCGGTCACGGTGGGTTCTGGCGATAGCCTGCGACTACAGGAGGACGTCGCCTTCTTCTACCGCGGCGTTAACCCCTTCAACGTCGAACGCACTTTGACCATATGCAACGGGATATACGCCAGAGGCGTGTACGGGGCGGTCCGGGCGCTGACCGACGCTCGATTCCACGACAGGAACGCCGGCTATCTGGAGTCGCGTTTCGGCGACGCGGAGTCGTACAGCATTCTGATGCGGGTCGGGGTTCAGGGCAGGGCCGTGATCACGCCTGACTGGACCATCGACGCGTTCCGGTTACACGAATGGCCGGAGCCCACCCATGGAGACTGA
- a CDS encoding GNAT family N-acetyltransferase yields the protein MGAPDIRKADHTDLRRIVRSLGQKTYFSDRLARQEAGHGFLLVAWERNLAVGDVYVWLAPAEEPELRAHLPGVALLTHLEVVAGRRNEGIGTQLLWAAEDRLFATGHEQVALGVRLDNLAARRLYHRRGYVEWPHGQVATTEVVYHPDGTYERRPEMCRIMVRQLGRNRFR from the coding sequence GTGGGGGCACCAGATATACGCAAAGCCGACCATACCGATCTCCGCAGGATAGTCCGGTCGCTCGGGCAGAAGACGTATTTCAGCGACCGGCTGGCCAGGCAAGAGGCCGGGCACGGGTTCCTCCTCGTCGCCTGGGAGCGGAACCTTGCGGTGGGCGACGTCTACGTGTGGCTGGCCCCCGCCGAGGAGCCGGAGTTACGCGCCCACTTACCGGGTGTCGCGTTGCTCACCCACCTGGAGGTCGTCGCCGGGCGCCGTAACGAGGGCATCGGGACGCAACTGCTGTGGGCGGCCGAGGACCGGCTCTTCGCCACCGGCCACGAACAGGTCGCCCTCGGCGTCCGGCTGGACAACCTCGCCGCGCGGCGGCTGTATCACCGCCGAGGGTATGTCGAATGGCCGCATGGGCAGGTGGCCACGACGGAGGTCGTGTATCACCCGGACGGCACGTACGAACGGCGGCCGGAGATGTGCCGCATCATGGTCAGGCAACTCGGCCGCAACCGCTTCCGCTGA
- a CDS encoding DEAD/DEAH box helicase, whose translation MSTFAASHLSPSYPDRAAWGTAQKLRAWQQEAFDLYFRREPRDFLTVATPGAGKTTYALRIASELLSRGVIRAITIVTPTEHLKRQWADAAGKVGIGIDPEFKNSQGTTSRDYTGVAVTYAQVAMHPALHRARTEARKTLIIFDEIHHAGDAKSWGDGVKEAFEPATRRLQLTGTPFRSDDNPIPFVAYEEDGEGLKRSVADYSYGYGPALDDGVVRPVIFLAYSGEMKWRTRAGDELAATLGTPLTKDQLSQAWRAALDPKGDWIRQVMQAADRRLTEVRRGVPDAGGLVIATDHETARAYARHLRNITGEGATVVLSDDPGASKKIKEFGASQDRWLVAVRMVSEGVDIPRLCVGVYATSTSTPLFFAQAVGRFVRARKRGEMASVFLPSVPTLMGLANEMEVERDHVLNKRPPEDGLDDSLLEDANRKKDNPDVLGDELPFETMETSATFDRVLFDGGEFGTGAEVGSAEEEDFIGLPGLLEPDQVATLLRKRQSDQQAAKRKQQPEEQPRETLAPHEQIAELRRELNGLVGAWNHRTGQPHGVIHAELRRSCGGPPIAQATAEQIQERIDMIRRWATQRR comes from the coding sequence GTGAGCACCTTCGCCGCGTCCCACCTTTCGCCTTCCTATCCAGACCGCGCCGCATGGGGCACCGCCCAAAAGCTGCGTGCCTGGCAGCAAGAGGCGTTCGACCTCTACTTCAGGCGGGAGCCACGTGACTTCCTCACCGTGGCGACGCCGGGCGCGGGCAAGACGACCTACGCCCTGCGCATCGCCAGCGAGTTGCTCAGCCGCGGGGTGATCAGGGCGATCACCATCGTGACCCCGACCGAGCACCTCAAGCGCCAGTGGGCCGACGCCGCCGGGAAGGTCGGCATCGGCATCGATCCGGAGTTCAAGAACAGCCAGGGCACGACGTCACGCGACTACACCGGCGTCGCGGTGACGTACGCGCAGGTCGCCATGCACCCGGCCCTGCACAGGGCGCGCACCGAGGCGCGTAAGACGCTGATCATCTTCGACGAGATCCACCACGCGGGCGACGCCAAGTCGTGGGGCGACGGCGTGAAGGAGGCGTTCGAGCCCGCGACGCGCCGGCTCCAGCTCACGGGGACGCCGTTCAGGTCCGACGACAACCCCATCCCGTTCGTCGCCTACGAGGAGGACGGGGAAGGCCTCAAACGCAGCGTCGCCGACTACTCCTACGGCTACGGGCCCGCCCTCGACGACGGGGTCGTGCGGCCGGTCATCTTCCTGGCCTACTCCGGCGAGATGAAGTGGCGCACGCGCGCCGGTGACGAGCTCGCCGCGACCCTCGGCACGCCGCTCACCAAGGACCAGCTCTCGCAGGCGTGGCGGGCCGCGCTCGACCCCAAGGGCGACTGGATCCGCCAGGTCATGCAGGCCGCCGACCGCCGCCTCACCGAGGTGCGCAGGGGCGTGCCCGACGCGGGCGGCCTGGTCATCGCCACCGATCACGAGACCGCCCGCGCCTACGCCCGCCACCTGCGCAACATCACCGGCGAGGGCGCCACCGTGGTCCTCTCCGACGACCCCGGCGCGTCGAAGAAGATCAAGGAGTTCGGCGCGTCGCAGGACCGCTGGCTGGTCGCCGTGCGCATGGTGTCGGAAGGCGTCGACATCCCCCGCCTGTGCGTCGGCGTCTACGCCACCTCGACCTCGACCCCGCTCTTCTTCGCCCAGGCGGTGGGGCGTTTCGTGCGTGCCCGCAAGCGCGGCGAGATGGCCTCGGTCTTCCTCCCCTCGGTGCCCACGCTCATGGGGCTGGCCAACGAGATGGAGGTGGAGCGCGACCACGTGCTCAACAAGCGGCCTCCGGAGGACGGTCTCGACGACAGCCTCCTGGAGGATGCCAACCGCAAGAAGGACAACCCGGACGTCCTTGGCGACGAGCTGCCGTTCGAGACGATGGAGACGTCGGCCACGTTCGATCGGGTGTTGTTCGACGGCGGCGAGTTCGGCACGGGCGCGGAGGTCGGCTCCGCCGAGGAGGAGGACTTCATCGGCCTGCCCGGGCTGCTGGAGCCCGACCAGGTGGCGACCCTTCTGCGCAAACGGCAGTCGGACCAGCAGGCCGCCAAGCGCAAGCAGCAGCCGGAGGAGCAGCCGCGCGAGACCCTGGCGCCGCACGAGCAGATCGCCGAGCTGCGGCGGGAGCTCAACGGCCTGGTGGGCGCCTGGAACCATCGCACGGGGCAGCCGCATGGGGTCATCCATGCGGAGCTGCGACGCTCCTGCGGCGGCCCCCCGATCGCTCAGGCCACGGCCGAGCAGATCCAAGAGCGGATCGACATGATCCGCCGCTGGGCCACCCAGCGCCGTTAG
- a CDS encoding MFS transporter, protein MTGPKALDAPHQPPRILGPAYRTATLGILLVVTLVAFEGMSVGVVMPDVAHELDALDLYGLSFSAFLISSLFANVVAGLWADRRGYPMPFVAGLMLFVAGMGLAGAAQSAMMFLAARAVQGLGAGASIVALFVMIARVYPAEMRPKAFAAVSAAWVVPSMVGPAVAGSVAGQWGWRYVFYGIIPLIVPALLMLVPALRRPASSDDAPGDGPRSRPLAMTLAAAATAGGAAALLHGVDRLHLAPVSGALETLAGLGLLIYGLYRLLPPGALRFARGLPMTVLMRGFFSAAFFGVNSFIPLALQEVRGFDAREAGIALTTGALGWSAGSYLQSRRDVAPHRRIRLGAMGVTGGILLSVLSVLPGMTGWVAVPAWIVAGFGMGLGMATISVTTLKQSPENEQGANSAALSVTDMLGSALAIGVGGALVNLIGHTSAEIATGFVVICLFMAAIGLAATLLAGRIR, encoded by the coding sequence GTGACAGGACCGAAAGCACTCGACGCTCCCCACCAACCTCCCCGGATCCTCGGCCCGGCCTACCGCACCGCCACCCTCGGCATCCTGCTCGTCGTCACGCTCGTCGCCTTCGAGGGCATGTCGGTCGGGGTGGTCATGCCGGACGTGGCCCATGAGCTGGACGCGTTGGACCTTTACGGCCTGAGCTTCTCCGCCTTCCTGATCTCCAGCTTGTTCGCGAACGTGGTGGCCGGGCTCTGGGCGGACCGTCGCGGTTACCCGATGCCGTTCGTGGCGGGGTTGATGCTGTTCGTGGCCGGTATGGGGCTGGCGGGGGCCGCGCAGTCAGCGATGATGTTCCTGGCGGCGCGGGCCGTCCAGGGGCTGGGCGCGGGGGCCTCGATCGTGGCGCTGTTCGTGATGATCGCGCGGGTCTATCCGGCCGAGATGCGGCCCAAGGCGTTCGCCGCGGTCTCGGCCGCCTGGGTCGTGCCCTCCATGGTCGGCCCGGCCGTCGCGGGATCCGTGGCGGGGCAATGGGGCTGGCGGTATGTCTTCTACGGGATCATCCCGCTGATCGTGCCCGCGCTGCTGATGCTCGTTCCCGCGTTGCGCAGACCGGCCTCTTCCGACGACGCGCCCGGGGACGGTCCGCGTTCGCGGCCGCTGGCGATGACGCTGGCCGCGGCCGCGACGGCCGGCGGGGCGGCGGCGTTGCTGCACGGGGTGGACCGGCTCCACCTCGCTCCGGTGTCGGGCGCTCTTGAGACGCTGGCCGGGCTGGGGCTGCTGATCTACGGTCTCTACCGGCTGCTGCCGCCCGGCGCGCTGCGGTTCGCCCGAGGGCTGCCCATGACCGTGCTGATGCGCGGGTTCTTCTCCGCCGCCTTCTTCGGGGTGAACTCCTTCATCCCGCTGGCGCTGCAGGAAGTGAGAGGGTTCGACGCGAGGGAGGCGGGGATCGCGCTGACCACGGGGGCGCTCGGCTGGTCGGCGGGTTCCTACCTGCAGAGCCGGCGGGACGTGGCACCGCACCGGAGGATCAGGCTCGGGGCGATGGGCGTGACCGGAGGCATCCTGTTGTCCGTGCTGTCCGTCCTGCCGGGGATGACCGGGTGGGTCGCGGTGCCCGCGTGGATCGTGGCCGGGTTCGGGATGGGGCTCGGCATGGCCACGATCAGCGTCACGACGCTCAAGCAGTCGCCGGAGAACGAGCAGGGGGCGAACTCGGCGGCGCTGTCGGTGACGGACATGCTGGGGTCCGCGCTGGCGATCGGGGTCGGCGGGGCGCTGGTCAACCTCATCGGGCACACCTCCGCCGAGATCGCCACGGGGTTCGTCGTCATCTGCCTCTTCATGGCGGCCATCGGGCTGGCCGCCACGCTGCTTGCCGGGCGCATCCGCTGA
- a CDS encoding zinc metalloprotease: MARRATAVSLACLLTVGIAPPLQLGTARAAVCAGSPRPSTPGPRSPHPGDVAKVLAELARRLAGVTPPTTITVPTRVHVLTRGVRKVSDRAIRSQIAVLNSAYGGAFGGVDTGVRFRLDGISVKANPAWFADPVGHEQAMKNALHQGSAGTLNLYIAQLSEQMLGFASYPYWYADAPRLDGVVIDWRGLPGGTMTNYNRGFTGVHEIGHWLGLFHTFENGCREPGDGIDDTPAEAKPTEECPANKDTCAQAGLDPTRNFMDYAHDRCMAEFTRGQANRMHQMWAAYRHTSDL, encoded by the coding sequence ATGGCCCGGCGCGCGACCGCCGTCTCGTTGGCATGCCTGCTCACGGTGGGCATCGCGCCACCGCTTCAGCTCGGCACCGCCCGGGCCGCCGTCTGCGCCGGATCTCCTCGCCCGAGCACGCCGGGGCCGCGCTCGCCCCATCCCGGAGACGTGGCCAAGGTCCTGGCCGAGCTCGCCCGGCGGCTGGCCGGGGTTACACCGCCCACGACGATCACCGTGCCCACCCGCGTGCACGTCCTCACCCGCGGTGTACGCAAGGTCTCCGACCGGGCGATCAGGAGCCAGATCGCGGTGCTCAACTCCGCGTACGGCGGCGCCTTCGGCGGCGTGGACACCGGCGTGCGCTTCCGGCTCGACGGCATCTCCGTCAAGGCCAACCCCGCCTGGTTCGCCGATCCCGTGGGCCACGAGCAGGCGATGAAGAATGCGCTGCACCAGGGCTCGGCAGGCACGCTCAACCTCTATATCGCCCAGCTCAGTGAGCAGATGCTGGGCTTCGCCAGCTACCCCTACTGGTACGCCGACGCGCCCCGGCTCGACGGCGTCGTGATCGACTGGCGCGGACTGCCCGGCGGGACGATGACCAACTACAACCGGGGCTTCACCGGCGTCCACGAGATCGGGCACTGGCTCGGCCTGTTCCACACCTTCGAGAACGGCTGCCGGGAGCCCGGCGACGGCATCGACGACACCCCGGCGGAGGCCAAGCCGACCGAAGAATGCCCGGCGAACAAGGACACCTGCGCGCAGGCCGGGCTGGATCCCACGCGGAACTTCATGGACTACGCCCACGACCGGTGCATGGCGGAGTTCACGCGGGGGCAGGCGAACAGGATGCATCAGATGTGGGCGGCGTACCGTCACACCTCAGATCTTTAG
- a CDS encoding DUF3039 domain-containing protein, with amino-acid sequence MSTKILPEQKTTPQTSHGDGDHERFAHYADKHKITESMVTGTPIRALCGKVWVPSRDPKKYPVCPECKEIYEGLPVGGGDQGDNKQ; translated from the coding sequence GTGAGCACGAAGATCCTCCCAGAGCAGAAAACCACGCCGCAGACGTCGCACGGCGACGGTGATCATGAGCGGTTCGCGCACTACGCGGACAAGCACAAGATCACCGAGAGCATGGTGACGGGCACGCCCATCCGCGCCCTGTGCGGCAAGGTCTGGGTCCCCAGCCGTGACCCCAAGAAATATCCGGTATGCCCGGAGTGCAAGGAGATCTACGAAGGTCTGCCTGTGGGCGGCGGCGACCAGGGCGACAACAAACAGTGA
- a CDS encoding MFS transporter gives MKTGTGGNPWLVLLAVSLGVIMVMLDGTVVGIANPSIQADLKASLSDLQWVTSGYLLALAVFLITAGKLGDLFGHKRVFLIGVGGFALSSVGIGFSAELADVIPGVTPVGALIGLRVLQGLFGALLQPAALALLRTAFPGEKLNQAMGAWGAIIGLSSAAGPIVGGVLVEQASWQTVFFINAPVGVVALIMGILLIKDNRAQTLARIDWLGVLLLSGAMFSLVWTIIKAPEWGWGDSTTLTFVAVFAALIGAFIFWQSKARQPLVPLSLFRNASISIGTVLMMMVAFAMFGAMFFLGFFFQGVHGLSPLEAGLRMLPMSAGMIFASPLAGMALGRFGPRLTMAAGLLITASSMFLMSRLSIDASFIESGIPFLLLAFGMSPVFVGATEIIVGNAPVELTGVAGGVQQSAMQVGGSLGTAVLGAVMAAQISATLPGHLGPAAQAIPAAQLAGLEKAAAFGSAPPGLGQPIVDAVHNSFMDGMSVAFLVSTGIAVLTAALTLFVKAGRKAEGQPVHMG, from the coding sequence GTGAAGACGGGGACAGGGGGCAACCCGTGGCTGGTGCTGCTGGCCGTCAGCCTGGGTGTCATCATGGTGATGCTCGACGGCACGGTCGTGGGCATCGCCAACCCGTCCATCCAGGCCGACCTCAAGGCCTCGCTGTCCGACCTGCAGTGGGTCACCAGCGGTTATCTGCTGGCCCTGGCGGTCTTCCTGATCACTGCGGGCAAGCTGGGCGACCTGTTCGGACACAAGCGGGTCTTCCTCATCGGCGTGGGGGGCTTCGCGCTCTCCTCGGTGGGCATCGGCTTCAGCGCCGAACTGGCCGACGTCATTCCCGGCGTCACGCCCGTCGGCGCGTTGATCGGCCTGCGGGTGCTGCAAGGCCTGTTCGGCGCACTGCTCCAGCCCGCCGCACTGGCGTTGCTGCGCACCGCGTTCCCCGGTGAGAAGCTGAACCAGGCGATGGGGGCCTGGGGCGCGATCATCGGCCTGTCCAGCGCCGCCGGGCCCATTGTGGGCGGCGTGCTGGTCGAGCAGGCGAGCTGGCAGACCGTCTTCTTCATCAACGCGCCCGTCGGCGTCGTCGCCCTGATCATGGGCATTCTCCTGATCAAGGACAACCGGGCTCAGACGCTGGCCAGGATCGACTGGCTGGGCGTGCTGCTGCTGTCCGGCGCGATGTTCTCGCTGGTCTGGACGATCATCAAGGCCCCCGAGTGGGGCTGGGGCGACAGCACGACCCTGACCTTCGTGGCCGTGTTCGCGGCGCTCATCGGGGCGTTCATCTTCTGGCAGAGCAAGGCCCGCCAGCCGCTGGTGCCGCTGTCGCTGTTCAGGAACGCCTCGATCTCCATCGGCACCGTGCTGATGATGATGGTCGCCTTCGCCATGTTCGGCGCGATGTTCTTCCTGGGCTTCTTCTTCCAGGGCGTGCACGGCCTGTCCCCGCTGGAGGCCGGCCTGCGCATGTTGCCGATGAGCGCCGGCATGATCTTCGCCTCGCCGCTGGCGGGTATGGCGCTCGGCAGGTTCGGGCCGAGGCTCACGATGGCGGCCGGTCTGCTGATCACCGCCTCCTCGATGTTCCTCATGTCCAGGCTCAGCATCGACGCGTCGTTCATCGAGAGCGGCATCCCGTTCCTGCTGCTGGCCTTCGGCATGTCTCCGGTGTTCGTGGGCGCCACGGAGATCATCGTCGGCAACGCTCCCGTGGAGCTGACCGGCGTGGCCGGCGGGGTGCAGCAGTCGGCCATGCAGGTCGGTGGCTCGCTCGGCACCGCGGTCCTGGGCGCCGTGATGGCCGCCCAGATCTCCGCCACGCTGCCCGGCCACCTCGGCCCTGCGGCCCAGGCGATCCCGGCCGCACAGCTGGCAGGGCTGGAGAAGGCGGCCGCGTTCGGGTCGGCGCCGCCCGGGCTGGGACAGCCCATCGTGGACGCCGTGCACAACTCGTTCATGGACGGTATGTCCGTGGCCTTCCTCGTCAGCACCGGCATCGCGGTGCTCACCGCCGCTCTGACCCTCTTCGTGAAGGCGGGCCGCAAGGCCGAGGGCCAGCCGGTCCACATGGGTTGA
- a CDS encoding TetR/AcrR family transcriptional regulator — MGLRERKKEKTRLAILDAALDLFLEQGYESTTVEQIAGVVDVSPRTFFRYFTSKDHLVLWFHDHGEEIMLETLESRPQDEPPFNALMHALRAVLSDMQGSTPDESARFLKLRRILDENPRLIGQSVARAAQTERRLAELVAARRGADPDTDQLSHLIVAFAMSTLRVGFECPRRVGTLSEITGRMGETIELAERSLQPGWDLQRPG, encoded by the coding sequence GTGGGTCTTCGGGAACGCAAGAAGGAGAAGACACGCCTGGCGATCTTGGACGCCGCGCTCGACCTATTCCTCGAACAAGGATACGAGTCGACCACGGTGGAGCAGATCGCGGGGGTCGTCGACGTCTCCCCCCGCACCTTCTTCCGTTACTTCACCAGCAAAGATCACCTGGTGCTGTGGTTCCACGACCACGGTGAGGAGATCATGCTGGAGACCCTGGAGTCCCGCCCTCAGGACGAGCCCCCGTTCAACGCCCTCATGCACGCGCTGCGCGCGGTGCTGAGCGACATGCAGGGCTCAACGCCGGACGAGTCCGCGAGGTTCCTGAAACTACGCCGGATCCTGGACGAGAATCCGCGTCTGATCGGCCAGTCGGTGGCCAGGGCCGCACAGACCGAGCGGCGTCTGGCGGAGCTGGTGGCGGCGCGCCGGGGCGCCGATCCCGACACCGACCAGCTGTCCCACCTGATCGTGGCGTTCGCCATGTCCACCTTGCGCGTGGGGTTCGAGTGCCCGCGCCGCGTAGGGACGTTGTCGGAGATCACCGGCCGCATGGGCGAGACGATCGAGCTGGCCGAGCGCTCGCTCCAGCCGGGCTGGGACCTTCAGCGGCCCGGCTAG
- a CDS encoding YqgE/AlgH family protein, which translates to MAEAIYVGGLLVATPLLDDPNFRRSVVLVLEHDHDGGTLGVVLNRPSDISVTQVLPVWDPLVTGPPVLFEGGPVQTDSALALAAVPSGEEPLGWRRLHAGTPAVSRLGTVDLDAPPEILQGEIAQMRIFAGYAGWSSGQLESEIAEGAWYVVDSEAGDTFHADPGSLWRHVLRRQPGELAFVATCPDDPTMN; encoded by the coding sequence ATGGCGGAAGCGATCTACGTCGGCGGTTTGTTGGTGGCGACCCCGCTTCTCGACGACCCCAACTTTCGGCGTAGCGTCGTGCTGGTCCTCGAACACGACCATGACGGCGGGACTCTGGGTGTGGTGCTCAACAGACCGAGCGACATCTCGGTGACCCAGGTCCTCCCCGTGTGGGACCCGCTGGTCACCGGGCCGCCGGTGCTCTTCGAAGGCGGGCCCGTACAGACCGACAGCGCGTTGGCGCTGGCGGCGGTCCCGAGCGGGGAAGAGCCGCTCGGCTGGCGCAGGCTGCACGCGGGCACCCCGGCCGTGTCCCGGCTCGGCACGGTGGACCTGGACGCCCCGCCCGAGATCCTGCAGGGCGAGATCGCGCAGATGCGTATCTTCGCCGGCTACGCGGGCTGGTCCTCGGGTCAGCTGGAGAGCGAGATCGCCGAGGGTGCTTGGTACGTCGTCGACTCCGAGGCCGGCGACACCTTCCACGCCGATCCCGGCTCGCTCTGGCGGCACGTGCTGCGCAGGCAGCCCGGCGAGCTGGCCTTCGTGGCCACGTGCCCGGACGACCCCACGATGAACTAG
- a CDS encoding TetR/AcrR family transcriptional regulator yields the protein MEQLSRSAGTVRPGGRTARVRAAVLEATQDELVEHGFHGLTMDQVAARAGVGKTTVYRRWGSPAGLVTDLMIELADQSTPHADTGSVETDLRANALAVCEAVNDGRLGATFQAMIAAATSNPQAAGALRAFYLRRIEEWAGAVELAVRRGELPRGTDAMEVIRAVSAPLYYRLVVTREPVTPEVAERSVQRTLAAARAGAFIA from the coding sequence ATGGAACAACTTTCCCGCTCGGCGGGAACCGTGCGGCCAGGCGGCCGCACTGCGCGCGTGCGCGCTGCCGTGCTCGAGGCCACCCAGGACGAGCTGGTCGAGCACGGCTTCCACGGCCTCACCATGGATCAGGTGGCGGCCAGGGCGGGCGTCGGCAAGACGACGGTCTACCGGCGCTGGGGGAGCCCGGCGGGCCTGGTCACCGACCTCATGATCGAGCTGGCCGACCAGTCCACGCCGCACGCCGACACCGGCTCGGTCGAGACCGACCTGCGGGCCAACGCCCTCGCCGTGTGCGAGGCGGTCAACGACGGGCGGCTCGGGGCCACGTTCCAGGCGATGATCGCCGCTGCCACCAGCAACCCCCAGGCGGCCGGCGCCTTGCGGGCCTTCTACCTGCGCCGCATCGAAGAATGGGCCGGCGCCGTGGAGTTGGCGGTCCGGCGGGGCGAGCTCCCCAGGGGGACCGACGCCATGGAGGTGATCCGGGCGGTCTCGGCCCCGCTCTACTACCGCCTGGTCGTCACGCGGGAGCCGGTGACCCCGGAGGTCGCCGAACGGTCGGTCCAGCGGACGCTGGCCGCCGCCCGGGCCGGGGCGTTCATCGCATAG
- a CDS encoding IclR family transcriptional regulator, whose product MPVVGETIQSVERAAAILRLLASGPRQLGVAELARALGLPKGTLHGILRTLVRVGFVEQDQTTGKYRLGATLLHLGSSYLDVNELRTRAINWADALAGRSRESAWIGTLHEGHVLVIHHVFRPDDSMQTLQVGTYLPTHASALGKVLLAYDPYGEAFAAPLQPHTKKTIVDPGLLETELELIRTRGWAAEMEELTEGEVAIAAPIKDSRGIVVGAIGIRGAVERLAPEGGLHMDYVSYVRDAARAITRDLTR is encoded by the coding sequence CTGCCGGTTGTGGGAGAGACGATTCAGTCGGTCGAACGGGCCGCCGCGATCCTGCGGCTGCTCGCCTCCGGTCCCCGCCAGCTCGGGGTGGCCGAGCTGGCCAGGGCGCTGGGCCTGCCGAAGGGCACGCTGCACGGCATCCTGCGCACGCTGGTCCGGGTCGGCTTCGTCGAGCAGGACCAGACCACGGGGAAATACCGCCTCGGGGCCACGCTGCTCCATCTGGGCAGCAGCTACCTCGACGTCAACGAGCTGCGCACCCGAGCCATCAACTGGGCCGACGCACTGGCCGGGCGGAGCAGGGAGAGCGCCTGGATCGGCACCCTGCATGAGGGCCACGTCCTGGTGATCCATCACGTGTTCCGGCCCGATGACAGCATGCAGACTCTGCAGGTGGGCACATATCTACCGACTCACGCCAGCGCGCTGGGCAAGGTCCTGCTCGCCTACGACCCGTACGGCGAGGCCTTCGCAGCGCCGCTGCAGCCGCACACCAAGAAGACCATCGTCGACCCCGGTCTCCTGGAGACGGAGCTCGAGCTGATCAGGACGCGCGGCTGGGCGGCCGAGATGGAGGAGCTGACCGAGGGCGAGGTGGCCATCGCCGCGCCCATCAAGGACTCGCGCGGCATCGTGGTGGGCGCCATCGGCATCCGCGGCGCGGTCGAGCGGCTGGCGCCGGAGGGGGGCTTGCACATGGACTACGTCTCATACGTCCGCGACGCGGCCCGCGCGATCACCCGCGATCTCACCCGCTGA